A region from the Triticum urartu cultivar G1812 chromosome 1, Tu2.1, whole genome shotgun sequence genome encodes:
- the LOC125532731 gene encoding uncharacterized protein LOC125532731: MTASPGPLPLWLGGRSGGMRQRPPSPAARGGSDEVGCHCSVLGVDLQLDNHGRATQTRACNGSAVQGNSDDSSGSSPSCPSRSSALRERTCSTLWRCWDCILGLPKKRGLPLDMVWSSSARCPVRLTLYFFIRWSSLCIALLVTMCEKRIKDVSVAVSK, from the exons ATGACGGCATCGCCGGGACCTCTCCCTCTCTGGCTGGGAGGCCGTTCAGGAGGCATGCGCCAGCGGCCCCCGTCCCCTGCTGCTCGCGGCGGATCTGATGAG GTCGGCTGCCACTGTTCAGTCTTGGGCGTGGACTTGCAGCTCGACAACCATGGACGTGCAACTCAGACGCGTGCGTGCAATGGTTCAGCGGTTCAGGGCAACTCCGACGACTCCTCTGGGTCCTCTCCATCGTGCCCATCACGTAGCAGTGCGCTTCG TGAGCGCACATGCAGTACACTCTGGAGATGTTGGGATTGCATCCTGGGTTTGCCAAAAAAACGTGGTTTGCCACTGGACATGGTCTGGTCAAGTTCGGCTAGGTGCCCCGTGCGGCTCACACTCTATTTTTTCATAAGATGGAGTTCATTGTGTATAGCTTTGTTGGTCACTATGTGTGAAAAAAGGATTAAAGATGTGAGTGTGGCTGtgtcaaaataa
- the LOC125532742 gene encoding putative GEM-like protein 8 produces MEGFSQKHVIGIPLPSFAYADEKTQGKPSCSSLVRNKDKKNSIVYRMSKLSQKTDTYMQGFKEHLALGPKISETVKGKLSLGVKVLQAGSMDKVFRQYFRVEKEEKLLKAFQCYLSTTAGPIAGMLFISTEKIAFHSDRPLDLKSPKGRIARVPYKVMIPAKRIKSAAVRENLYNPDEKYIDVVTVDGFDFWFMGFISYTKSLKYLQRVISEMR; encoded by the exons ATGGAGGGTTTCAGCCAGAAGCATGTCATTGGAATTCCTCTGCCTTCCTTTGCATATGCTGACGAGAAAACACAAGGAAAACCATCATGTTCTTCTTTGGTTCGCAACAAGG ACAAAAAGAATTCCATCGTTTATCGGATGAGCAAGCTAAGCCAGAAAACAGATACTTACATGCAGGGCTTCAAGGAACACT TAGCACTTGGACCGAAAATTTCGGAAACTGTGAAAGGGAAACTGAGCTTAGGTGTGAAGGTTCTCCAAGCTGGTAGCATGGACAAGGTCTTCAGGCAATACTTCCGAGTCGAGAAAGAAGAGAAGCTACTGAAGGCTTTCCAGTGTTATCTCTCAACCACAGCCGGCCCAATAGCTGGAATGCTTTTCATCTCGACTGAGAAGATTGCCTTCCATAGTGACAGGCCTTTGGATTTAAAATCGCCCAAGGGCCGCATCGCAAGGGTGCCCTACAAG GTCATGATTCCTGCAAAGAGGATCAAGAGTGCTGCCGTGAGGGAAAATTTGTATAATCCCGATGAGAAGTACATCGATGTAGTTACTGTTGACGGCTTCGATTTTTGGTTTATGGGTTTCATCAGTTACACAAAATCACTGAAATATCTTCAGCGTGTAATTTCGGAGATGAGATGA